GAAGCATCAAGACGAGCAAATTGCGGTTTGAAGTGATAAAAGTTTCCTGCGGCTACAATAAAAATTTCACCATTCATTTCTATGGAGTTAAGTGCTTGAATTGACGACCATTGGGTTTCTGAAGGTAAATATTTGATACCGTATTCAGTGTTAGACGTTTTAAATGCTACAAAAGACGCCAACTCCGTCAGTTGTTTTGTTATGGCTTGATTGACTTTGTCTTTGCCAAACAATTCTGATATAGATTGCTCAGCGAATTTTTTATAGGACATATTATCTTTTTTGATGCTTGGAATTTGATTCGCCAATTCGCGCTTGAGTTGATAAGGTTTATCTTTATCATCAATATGTCTTGTAATGATTTGTTCAATGGTGCCGTTGTCATCAAAATCATTCACAAAAAGTTTTGCTGGTTGTGCTGAAGTTGGTTGTAATTTGAAATTCTGTCCATAGTTACCAAATATCAGCTCTTTTTGGTCATCATTATTAATATCTAAAGCCATTACAGCATTAAACAAACCTTTATACTGATTGAGGTTAGTGTTGAATTGCTCTAATCGTCGCCCGTTGTTTTTAAAAAACACGGGATGCATCCATTCGCCAACAACGATAAGGTCTGCAATGTTGTCATCATTAAAGTCGTGCCAAATGGCATCTTTAACCATTCCGAGATTTTTAAAATCGAAAGCTTTTTGCACTGTGATGTCTGTAAACTTACCTTCTCCATTATTTTCAAAGAGTTTACTTTTGGGGTTAATGCCGTAGATGCCAGGCACCGAAAAATTACCTACGAACAAATCTTTGTCACCATCTTGGTCAAAATCAGAAGCTTTAATAACTGCTGTGTTGTAGCGGTTAGATATGGTTTGAAAAAGTTCAAAAACACCTTTGCCATTATTTTTTAAAACCCGAATCTGGTATAGTTTGTTGGTTTCATCTTTAAAATTGCCGCCAGAGCCAAGTATCAAATCTAAATCACCATCGCCATCGATGTCCACAAAAGTTGAAGCGGTGTCTTCAAATTTTGCCATTTTATCAAATAACGTTTGATTTTGGGATGAGATGTTTTGACCTTTCAAATTAAACAGTTGAGCGGCTTGACCTTTAGCACCACCTATAAAAACTTCATCTTGTCCATCGCCATTGATATCACCATGACTCATTGTTGGTCCTTCACGAGATTGCATTTTAAAAATTAAACCTTCGTGGTCAAAATCGACATAAAAATCTTCGTTATGGCTTTCTACTTGAGGTTCAATGATTTTAAAAAGATTTGAATCTGACTGCGTTTTAGAATAAGAGTAAGTAGATGTATTTGAACTATTGTATGAGATGTTTAGACTTTGATTGGCTTTGATGTTTTTTAAGGTTTGGTATTCCGCATTTGGCCAAATGACTTGAAGTGAATCTATGTTTTGTGCATCACCCAAGCCAAAATGCATTTGATAAGTTACGGAAGACTGAAACCCACGCGTAGGCATAACTTCATTGCTGATGATTTGTTTATTAACATAAGCTTTGACTAAAGTTCCAATACCAAACACATTTGGTTTTTTAAATTTTAAATTGAGGTTGAGGTAATTTTTATTTTCAGAATTGTTTTTAAAAACAAAAGCTTCACTATCAATATTATTGACCACTAAATCTAAATCGCCATCTTGGTCTAAATCACTATAAGCGACTCCATTAGAAAAACTTTTGATGTCAAAACCAAATTCGTGGGTTTTGTTTTTAAAAGTCAAATCGCCTTGATTGACAAAAGCGTAGTTGGGAACAGGATGACTTGGCATAATATTGATGATAGAGTCTTGACCAGTTTTTTGACCTGATGTGGTCATTTTTTGATAGACTTCATCAGCAAAAAAATCAATAAAATCTTGATTGGTTAAATCTTGTTTTATTCCATTGGAAACATACAAATCTTTATACGAATCATTATTCATATCAAATAATAATGCTCCCCAAGACCAATCGGTTTTAGCGATGCCACTGAATAGTGAAATTTCTTTAAAATGACCATTGCCGTCGTTGAATTGAAGTGCATTTTGCATAAATTGGTTATAAAATCCGCGATTTATTTTGAGTTGTTGCAAATCGTAATTTTCAAAATTGGTTGTGGTTTTTAATCGGGCATCGCCTTCAGGCAACATATCGGTAGAAAATATTTCATAATATCCGTCATTGTTGATGTCAGCTATATCGGCACCCATAGATGATAAACTGATATGTTCAGTGCGGTTGGTGATATCTTCTACAAAAGTGCCGTCGCCTTGATTGATATAAAGGTAATCTCTTTCGTAAAAATCATTGGAGATGTATAAATCTTTATAGCCGTCAAGATTGATATCTCCAACCGTTACGCCAAGTCCAAACCCAATTAGGCTACCGTAGATACTTGCTTTTTCAGTAACATCAACAAATTTGCCGTTTTGGTTTTCCAACAGTTTATCACCACCACCTTTGACGTCTTCAGGCACATTCCAGTCTTTGGCTCGCAATTCTCGTTTGTTGTTAAAGCCTAAACTGGCTACTGGAATAAAACTGTTATTTAATATATACACATCCAAATCGCCATCATTGTCATAATCAAAAAACGCAGCGTGAGTTGTAAATCCCGACTCATCTAAGCCGTATTTTTCAGCTTCTTCTGTAAAGGTTAAATCACCTTGATTGATGAAGAGTTCGTTTTTTTGGTCATCGCCTTTTTGGTTGCCAGCATTGCAGACATAGATATCCAATAAGCCATCTTGATTGATATCTACAAAAGCCACGCCAGTTGACCAAGCCTTACTGCCACTAACCTTAGCTTTTTTGGTAATGTCTTCAAATTGAAAATTACCTTTATTGAGGTAAAGTTTATTTTGACCTTGATTGGCAGTAAAATAAATATCTTCAAAACCGTCATTATTGATATCACCAACGCCAACACCGCCACCATTATAAAAATATCTATAGCTAAATATGTTAAAATCTTCTTTGTTTTGAATATTATTGGCAAAATCGATTCCAGTTTGTTCACTTGTCATCAGTTTAAAAACAGGATTTTCGGGAATGTTTTTCTCTGAAGTTAGCTTTTCAGTTTGAGTATTTTTATTCTGACAACTCAGTATAATAAATATTGATAAAAAACCAAATATTCGTTTCATTTTAATAATTTTCTAATTTGTAAGCTGTCGTTATTTGACCCAAAAATAAGCCATTTTTCATTTTTAACCTTAATAGTTTCAGCTGAATTTATTCGACCTTTAAGATTCAAGTTATGATTTTTCCATACCGAAAATCTGTTGTTTTTGTATTTTAAAATCAATCCGTGATTGGCATCTAATTGACCGAGTTGTGTGTTGAGGTTAAATCGATTTCCAGTTAAAATTAATTCTGGTAAATCATCACCATTTACATCTGTATCTAAAACAGCGTTAACGGATGAAAACTGTACATCTTGTGGCAAGTTTACACTTTTAAAATTGAAGTTACCTAAATTTTTATAGAAGCTTGTTTCTAAAGTATAGACATGTTTTTTATCAGCACCATTCCAGAGTTTGGGATCAAAAACATCTTCAATTTCAGCTTTGGCGAAAGCTTTGTAGCTTCTAAATTTTTTGTTGATTGTAGGAATTTGAGCGACTAATTCGTCTTTGGTGTTGAATAAAACTTCTTTGTCTTGATGAAAATAACTCAACAGACTTTCAGCTTGTCCATTTTGATTGAAGTCGTTGAGATGCAATTTTAGAGGTTGTTCAAAACTTGCTTTTAACTTGGTGTTGGTGCCAAAGTTTCCAGCAATGATATCTTGAAGTCC
This genomic window from Flavobacterium sp. CS20 contains:
- a CDS encoding VCBS repeat-containing protein, which codes for MKRIFGFLSIFIILSCQNKNTQTEKLTSEKNIPENPVFKLMTSEQTGIDFANNIQNKEDFNIFSYRYFYNGGGVGVGDINNDGFEDIYFTANQGQNKLYLNKGNFQFEDITKKAKVSGSKAWSTGVAFVDINQDGLLDIYVCNAGNQKGDDQKNELFINQGDLTFTEEAEKYGLDESGFTTHAAFFDYDNDGDLDVYILNNSFIPVASLGFNNKRELRAKDWNVPEDVKGGGDKLLENQNGKFVDVTEKASIYGSLIGFGLGVTVGDINLDGYKDLYISNDFYERDYLYINQGDGTFVEDITNRTEHISLSSMGADIADINNDGYYEIFSTDMLPEGDARLKTTTNFENYDLQQLKINRGFYNQFMQNALQFNDGNGHFKEISLFSGIAKTDWSWGALLFDMNNDSYKDLYVSNGIKQDLTNQDFIDFFADEVYQKMTTSGQKTGQDSIINIMPSHPVPNYAFVNQGDLTFKNKTHEFGFDIKSFSNGVAYSDLDQDGDLDLVVNNIDSEAFVFKNNSENKNYLNLNLKFKKPNVFGIGTLVKAYVNKQIISNEVMPTRGFQSSVTYQMHFGLGDAQNIDSLQVIWPNAEYQTLKNIKANQSLNISYNSSNTSTYSYSKTQSDSNLFKIIEPQVESHNEDFYVDFDHEGLIFKMQSREGPTMSHGDINGDGQDEVFIGGAKGQAAQLFNLKGQNISSQNQTLFDKMAKFEDTASTFVDIDGDGDLDLILGSGGNFKDETNKLYQIRVLKNNGKGVFELFQTISNRYNTAVIKASDFDQDGDKDLFVGNFSVPGIYGINPKSKLFENNGEGKFTDITVQKAFDFKNLGMVKDAIWHDFNDDNIADLIVVGEWMHPVFFKNNGRRLEQFNTNLNQYKGLFNAVMALDINNDDQKELIFGNYGQNFKLQPTSAQPAKLFVNDFDDNGTIEQIITRHIDDKDKPYQLKRELANQIPSIKKDNMSYKKFAEQSISELFGKDKVNQAITKQLTELASFVAFKTSNTEYGIKYLPSETQWSSIQALNSIEMNGEIFIVAAGNFYHFKPQFARLDASKGHLVGYKNDEFYLKKNTNFKIKGEVRTLKTTTDQNNKHYILVGRNNDKPLIFRYEP